One part of the Salmo salar chromosome ssa10, Ssal_v3.1, whole genome shotgun sequence genome encodes these proteins:
- the LOC106561383 gene encoding EF-hand calcium-binding domain-containing protein 4B codes for MAAFTSTPKVSSGSAPRHGFREESPAECDWKDCDTGGSERSRGHCTMLEKTHDFFQTCDIEDKGFITRRDMQRLHGELPLSAEELENVFDTLDSDGNGYLTLEEFSLGFSEFLFGQRNSATEGMGEASPIAKEPTQGPSDSLYQTQWEERLVGSEDEEEKHFCMLMGSLGDSNVFEDPGEVRSLWAQLRRDEPHLLSNFEEFLARVILQITGANQERMEMESALKRKSVTHDDEIHRLYEEMEQQIKSEKDRILLQDSERFLSRSQDLEHQLSSKERELDRIFQKQRRWEHQFQELHSEQHVTKVENVALKQTNEELAQELEHTSQELSLAQEQLVLLQEQSSHLNQEREMEMYRVTEGLQRERASLLKQLDLLREMNKHLRDERDMCSYQKLRNTVKNPACNLRPGSNTLNPFDRKAFSEDEEVVLPHSKRKSPGGVNGYSLEDVVDSRPLHRPLQRIISIEEDHLPQLLQDNYQTQLWEWHEEAEEEEHIELQMTSINPPSSPTMEQQPVDTRETEMPTSPRGQPVGKETMGNCFQEEGAALSPDRLFKIVLVGNSSVGKTSLLRRFCDDCFYPGTSATVGIDYSVKTILVDNSQVALQMWDTAGQERYRSITKQFFRKADGVVVMYDITAEQSFTAVRQWLTSVQEGAGEDIPIMLLGNKMDKGSERKVQTRVGEKFAKDCQLIFYECSACSGQNVVDSMVHLARILKEQEDREKEKTIHLVNSPSQKKRSCC; via the exons ATGGCAGCTTTCACCAGTACCCCGAAAGTGAGTTCCGGGAGTGCTCCACGCCACGGGTTCAGGGAGGAGAGCCCAGCGGAGTGTGACTGGAAGGACTGTGACACTGGAGGCAGCGAGAGGTCTAGAGGACACTGCACCATGCTGGAGAAGACCCATGACTTCTTCCAGACCTGTGACATTGAGGACAAGGGCTTCATCACCCGCCGGGACATGCAG AGGCTCCATGGAGAGCTGCCCCTCAGTGCCGAGGAGCTGGAGAACGTCTTTGACACCCTGGACTCTGACGGCAATGGATACCTCACCCTGGAGGAATTCTCCTTGGGCTTTA GTGAGTTCCTGTTTGGCCAGAGGAACTCTGCAACAGAGGGGATGGGGGAGGCCAGCCCCATTGCCAAGGAACCCACTCAGGGCCCTTcagactccctgtaccagacCCAGTGGGAGGAGCGGTTGGTGGGCagcgaggatgaggaggagaagcaCTTCTGCATGCTAATGGGGAGCTTGGGAGACAGCAACGTCTTTGAGGA CCCTGGCGAGGTGCGTAGTCTTTGGGCCCAGCTGAGGAGGGACGAGCCGCACCTCCTGTCCAACTTTGAGGAGTTCCTGGCCAGGGTAATTTTACAGATCACAGGGGCCAACCAGGagaggatggagatggagagcGCCCTTAAAAG AAAATCAGTAACACATGACGATGAGATCCATCGCTTATatgaagaaatggaacagcaaatCAAAAGTGAGAAGGACAGGATCTTACTGCAG GACTCTGAGCGCTTCCTGTCTAGGAGTCAGGATCTGGAGCATCAGCTGTCCAGTAAGGAAAGGGAGCTGGATCGGATCTTtcagaaacagaggagg TGGGAGCATCAGTTCCAGGAGCTGCACAGCGAGCAGCACGTGACCAAGGTGGAGAATGTGGCGCTGAAGCAGACCAATGAGGAGCTAGCCCAGGAGCTGGAGCACACCAGTCAGGAGCTGAGCCTTGCCCAGGAGCAGCTGGTCCTCCTGCAGGAGCAGTCCTCACACCTGAACCAGGAGAGGGAGAT GGAGATGTACCGGGTCACAGAGGGATTGCAGAGGGAGCGAGCGAGCCTGCTGAAACAACTTGACCTGCTGAG GGAAATGAACAAGCACTTACGAGATGAGCGAGACATGTGCTCTTATCAA AAACTGAGGAATACTGTTAAAAATCCTGCTTGCAACCTGAGGCCTGGATCAAATACTCTGAATCCCTTTGACAGAAAGGCCTTTAG TGAGGATGAGGAGGTAGTGCTCCCCCACTCTAAGAGGAAGAGTCCAGGTGGAGTGAATGGCTACAGCCTGGAGGATGTGGTGGATTCCAGACCCCTCCACAGACCCCTCCAGAGGATCATCTCCATAGAGGAGGACCACCTACCCCAGCTCCTACAGGATAACTACCAGACTCAGCTCTGGGAGTGGCatgaggaggctgaggaggaagAGCACATAGAGCTACAGATGACCTCTATAAATCCTCCCAGTTCTCCAACGATGGAGCAGCAGCCAGTTgacaccagagagacagagatgcctACATCCCCCAGGGGCCAGCCTGTCGGAAAGGAGACTATGGGGAAT TGTTTCCAGGAGGAGGGTGCAGCGTTGTCCCCAGACCGCCTGTTTAAGATTGTCCTGGTGGGCAACTCTAGTGTGGGGAAGACCTCCCTCCTCAGGAGGTTCTGTGATGACTGCTTTTACCCAGGCACCTCTGCCACCGTCG GCATAGACTACAGTGTGAAGACGATACTGGTGGACAACAGCCAGGTGGCGCTGCAGATGTGGGATACAGCAGGACAGGAGAG GTATCGCAGCATCACCAAGCAGTTCTTTCGCAAGGCTGATGGTGTGGTAGTCATGTATGACATCACTGCTGAGCAGAGTTTTACCGCGGTGAGGCAGTGGCTGACCAGTGTACAG GAGGGGGCTGGCGAGGACATTCCTATCATGCTGCTGGGGAACAAAATGGACAAGGGGAGTGAGCGGAAGGTTCAGACAAGAGTGGGCGAAAAATTTGCCAAG GACTGCCAGTTGATTTTCTACGAGTGCAGTGCTTGCTCTGGACAAAACGTGGTAGACTCAATGGTACATTTGGCAAG AATTCTGAAAgagcaggaggacagagagaaagagaagacgaTCCATCTGGTGAACAGCCCTTCACAGAAGAAGAGGTCCTGCTGCTAG